The Aedes albopictus strain Foshan chromosome 2, AalbF5, whole genome shotgun sequence region TTATATTATATAGAGTATATGCGTATCCATACGATGCAAAATAGCCATTGACAGAGAAAGCTACCAGTTAAAacctgtggaagtactcatagaacactgtGCTGAGAAGCACGCTTTGTGCCATTggggacgtttcgccaagaagaagaagaagaagatcataaCATTTCACTGATCTAAGCaaatttcagctactaaggggtccactattaaCTAAATTACCCTAGCAATAACTACGATCGGCCAATACAGCTCAGTGCTCGTTAGCCATAGACAGCCTTATTCTTTGTTGTAAAATAAATTCctatttccactgcactgacgtataGCTAAAAAATGGGTCGATTGTGCACAAGTGAGTAAACATATGATCAAGTTTATGTTAGGTCCATAATAATCTGAGATGAATATCTTGGCAAAAGTAGAGCCATGGCGGAAAATTCCATTGCCGCAACTTCCGCCCAATAGAGCGATTGTTATCACTTTACATACTGTCCTAACAATAAACAAACTGCTGTTTTGCAGTCATTGCTCTAGTAAATTGCATCGACACGTGCTTAACCGGTCAGTACCGAAAGAGCCACCACGCGAGAACGATGCACTCGGAATACGTTGAAAATCTCTTCACTATTGGTGAACTGACACCATTGCAGGATAACTTGAACGGCGTCACGATTCCCACCTGGTTCAGTGAACAAAAGTTCAAACGGTTCGTCTGAGCACGTGTTCCAATGTAGAAATACCTGCAACGAAAAGCATTTCCTTTGAAATTCGTTCCAGAGCTCAGCGGTACTTCCGGCAAAACTTCGCTGCCATCTACTATGGAACGATCTGCGGACTATTGACCGTGTTATCAGTGCCATCGATCCTGAACGCCTTGGTGTTCTCGACGGGGGGTAAGCCATCGTTCCGAATCGCAGCCCGTCGCTATCTGGGAGCTTTCCGACACACCGTCAACTGGTACTGCGATGACCTAACGACGTCTCAAAGTAGGTTAGTATTTAATCTGTTCTAGCATAACTTCCGCGTCGGCTGTTATCATTTGAGCTGATTTTTGCAGCTCTTGGAAGTCGCTGAATCACGTGCGTCAAGTTCATTCCACCATTCAGAGGCGTGCAGCGGCTAGAAACTATGGCGTCATCATATCTCAGCGGGATATGGCGATCACGCAGTTTGCTTTTGTTGGGTAATTATGATACATTTAAACACGATGTGTTTTCGATTCGAAGAGCAAAGAACAACTACAAACATATTGCTTACCATCAGCTTCGCGATACTGGATCCATCGAGGTTGGGAGCTCAGAACGACCCGGCAGACCTGGACGCAATGTGTCATTTTTGGCGAGTTCTTGGCTATCTACTCGGAATGGAAGACCGGTACGATCATCTGTGGAAGTAAGCTCCTTTCAGTTCTATCGTTAATAATTTCCTGTATTTCAGGTTCAACCTATGCGCGGACTCGTTAGAGCAGTCGCGCGCACGCATGGACAGACTTCGGCAGGACTTCCTGGAGCCTGCATTTGAGCAGCGGACGGAAAAGTGCGAAGAAGCTTACCGTTTGCTTCTGGGCGGATTGTGGTGTTTCAACGTGCTTCTGGACTACAATGCGCTGACTTACTGTGCGGGAAGGGTCGTGGGTTCTCCCGGGTATGGCAACTATTGGAGTAAAGATGGTCATCAGGGTTCTGCGGACAGGCTTTATTTTGGGATGAAATGGAGAAGCCGTTTTGTGCTATTTGTGATACTTTGTATTCATGAAGTGCTACTCAAGTTCGATTTGTTTCGCGTTGGTTTCAATACTGTTTTGATAGCTTCCGGACAGTTTGCAATATGGATTTGTTCCCAGATTGTTGGGAGAAATGTAGAAATAGTTCAAGACTTCGTTCGCAAACTGAAGGGGAAATGTAAGGTGTATTAGATTAGAGATTGGTGAACGGTGTGCAACACAATTGTTGACTTGATAAATGGGTGATCCAAAGATATTGTTGAAATGCCAAAGATTAAAGTTAGTCTTCCGGAACACATTATTCAGTATCATGTGACAAATAGAATCCATAGCACTtataataaatgtcataacacaaaattaaattttattttaatttagctGCATAAAACGTCCGAAAAATATAAATCCACTGTGTTCCAATGCTGGCCAGACCTCGCTCCATCTGGTCCGCATGTCATGCTCACTGCGCTCAACGCCTTCTTGtgacaaccggatcagtagcgaactttgtgggttgttgttcggcattcatgCAACATGCCCTGACCACCCTATTCTTCCGATTTTGCACACTTAGTGGATGCTAACTTAGCAGCTAAGCAGGGCCcttcattttcaatttcaattgaaatttgcaTTGCTAAGTACGCCTTAGGGTGCAGCGAGACCGTGTTTCATCCATTTTTATCTTCTAAACAATGGGggtataatctgctcaacagacacctaaaCAGGGAGGTTCAGGTAGTAtggggttaaggaccgtcttctgCAACAAAAGCGAAGTTATGattactctttcctcgacccactaaacaacattcccatggtcgccaaacccctcgtctctccggaaccacctagaacccaactaacaatcactcatttaacaagcacctttatgacgaattgattcagcatgatgctgaataacatttgtataattttcaggcacaacctttgttcgggttttgttcacacaaatttggagaaactataaagcatagtgttgtgtaccaactgaactgtttgttgttaaaccgttttacaactatatagtaaagctgttattcagctttagcaaaaatgattaaaaatttaaaaataaaaaaaacaatttctacgagaatttatgattggaacttaatgctgtgtacaaatattgtgaaataataactacacataaatttacctaaatccagattcgaactcgagacccgtcgattgcgagccgcatgccttcctatctgcgccatcctagagatgatgaattgcagcgctcaaatcaaaacataaacttcccgtggtttaataatgatcagacttcgactcctattcagcagtggtgaattagcgcaacattatggttaacgattgaacaacagattaatttagctgttgttcagtaaaaacacgtgtttttcatcatgtactctgagtcgaagtatgataaaacgaaagcgcttatttgacttgtgaaaaacacactatacagatacatgtcctaatttttataTGAACTTAACGAGAAGCAGAAAAaattcttgttaaactatgttgtaaaggaattactgcgagtcgaataaaaatcttattaaacacttaaacagtgttttaaattatcattgttaataccaatacgaaaagttgatcattggctacttttttaattgaaatagcatttgtacagtaatgtgtacagcataatttttgttcagctataattactattatcaagcaataattcagcatgcatgcttgtttgcggctggcgattgttagttgggaagacattgcttcagagaggagctagtgcacatcgcaccgtcaaggttagctgcgtagcctgcagcaacgaacatcaacgtggctaccgaaggtaaactTATTGTCGATCATCAACCCCAAGTGATTGACGGATCGCTTCGAAGTGAGCCTACACTGTGATCATCGCTTGCTGccccgactttcggttgttcatcttcaccacctcagttttgtggtaagCAAATTCCAGTTCCCTGGATCTCATTTACTCCTCCACAACTTCGATCGAGTGGGCAGCAGGCAATTCCACATCTTTGATCGATTTACCGTAGAGTtacagcgtaatgtcgtcgaagCCGGACGATACTGCCACTGGGAACTCTTACCTGAacatctcgtcgtacatgacattccataacaccggacccagcttggaaccttgcgggactcctgaggttatgtgaaagcatttcCGACCCACCTCATTAACTAATACTCGATTCttgaagtagcttccgagaatcttgtacaggtaaccGGGAGGCCCAGACGCACccggcgctattgaacgcgttccttacatccagaatcACTACCACATAGTAGCGAATCCACCCATTTTTGGGCTGGAGCTTGGCTGGAGCGTTATCTCGGTGGTTTTTGCAACCAATAGGATAGCGTGTACGGtcaacctccccttccggaagccgaactggctgcTCGAGAGACCTTTTAAAtataccctcggtgtgcctcaacattctattgagaacGATGTTTTCGAGCTCCTTCcccaccgtgtcgatcaagcatattggtctttaTGCCAacaggtctccgggtggtttccccgccttcggTAATAGA contains the following coding sequences:
- the LOC109417586 gene encoding uncharacterized protein LOC109417586 is translated as MHSEYVENLFTIGELTPLQDNLNGVTIPTWFSEQKFKRAQRYFRQNFAAIYYGTICGLLTVLSVPSILNALVFSTGGKPSFRIAARRYLGAFRHTVNWYCDDLTTSQSSSWKSLNHVRQVHSTIQRRAAARNYGVIISQRDMAITQFAFVGFAILDPSRLGAQNDPADLDAMCHFWRVLGYLLGMEDRFNLCADSLEQSRARMDRLRQDFLEPAFEQRTEKCEEAYRLLLGGLWCFNVLLDYNALTYCAGRVVGSPGYGNYWSKDGHQGSADRLYFGMKWRSRFVLFVILCIHEVLLKFDLFRVGFNTVLIASGQFAIWICSQIVGRNVEIVQDFVRKLKGKCKVY